A region from the Aquimarina sp. ERC-38 genome encodes:
- the ggt gene encoding gamma-glutamyltransferase, whose protein sequence is MTTKIPIRLTFCLLFLSVFIYTSCKRTEKDKAIPTSKVTSSDFKAMVVSAREEVSEIGVDIMKKGGNAFDAMIATEMALAVAYPFAGNLGGGGFMVYRLNDGTVGSLDYREKAPLAAHKDMYLDSLGEPIAGKSREGALAVGVPGTVAGIFEVHKKFGTLPIAEILEPVIQLAKKGVVITTKQQARLARFQEDFIRINKDTILFAKQYQIGDTLKNSLLAKTLQRIAQHGKDEFYTGTTAKKLVSYLNQRGGIITLQDLAEYEAVWRDPVQFSYKDLDIISMGPPSSGGVTLGQIMKMIEPYPFNKSEAYDLKTLQVIIEAERRAYADRNHYLGDPDFVTIPIDTLLNGNYLKKRMKNFSFSAATSSSEISKGTITGYESDETTHYSIVDALGNAVSVTTTLNGAYGSKLYASELGFFLNNEMDDFSAKPGSPNMFGLTGSVANEIAPGKRMLSSMTPTIVTKDDKLWMVVGTPGGSTIITSVLQTILNVYEYNMTMQEAVTRPRFHHQWLPDKVVFEPNGFSKKLLDSLASKGYSIDQSDNRIIGKVDAILVDKNGFLKGGADPRGDDTVVGF, encoded by the coding sequence ATGACTACTAAAATACCTATCCGCTTAACGTTTTGCCTTTTATTTCTATCTGTTTTTATATACACTTCCTGTAAGAGGACTGAAAAGGACAAAGCTATACCAACTTCTAAAGTTACTTCATCTGATTTTAAAGCTATGGTAGTTTCAGCGAGGGAAGAAGTTTCGGAAATTGGTGTAGACATTATGAAAAAAGGGGGTAATGCCTTCGACGCGATGATTGCTACGGAAATGGCACTGGCCGTGGCTTACCCTTTTGCCGGAAACCTGGGCGGTGGGGGTTTTATGGTGTATCGCCTGAATGACGGAACAGTTGGATCTTTGGACTACCGTGAGAAGGCTCCGCTTGCTGCTCATAAGGATATGTATCTGGATAGTCTAGGTGAACCTATCGCTGGTAAAAGTCGCGAAGGTGCATTAGCCGTAGGTGTTCCCGGTACTGTTGCCGGAATTTTTGAGGTACATAAAAAGTTCGGCACTTTACCTATTGCTGAAATTCTGGAACCGGTTATTCAGTTAGCTAAAAAAGGAGTTGTAATTACCACAAAACAACAAGCTAGACTAGCCCGGTTTCAAGAAGATTTTATCAGGATCAATAAAGACACTATTCTATTTGCAAAACAATATCAAATTGGAGATACTTTAAAAAACAGTTTACTTGCCAAAACTCTACAACGGATTGCGCAACACGGAAAGGATGAATTTTATACCGGAACCACCGCCAAAAAATTAGTTAGCTACCTTAACCAGAGAGGAGGCATTATCACTTTACAAGATTTAGCTGAATACGAAGCGGTATGGAGAGATCCGGTTCAATTTTCATATAAAGATTTAGATATCATATCCATGGGACCACCTTCTAGCGGAGGGGTAACTTTAGGTCAGATTATGAAGATGATCGAACCTTATCCGTTTAATAAATCGGAAGCCTATGATTTAAAGACTTTACAGGTCATTATTGAAGCGGAAAGAAGGGCTTATGCGGATCGTAATCATTATTTAGGCGACCCGGATTTTGTAACGATTCCTATAGATACTTTATTGAATGGTAACTACTTGAAAAAAAGAATGAAGAATTTCAGCTTTTCGGCTGCAACTTCGTCATCTGAGATTAGTAAAGGAACTATTACCGGTTATGAAAGTGACGAAACCACTCATTATTCTATTGTGGATGCCTTAGGAAATGCCGTTTCAGTCACTACAACGTTAAACGGAGCATACGGATCTAAATTATATGCTAGCGAACTAGGTTTCTTCTTAAATAATGAGATGGATGATTTTAGTGCCAAACCGGGATCACCTAATATGTTCGGATTGACCGGGTCTGTTGCTAATGAAATTGCCCCTGGGAAACGAATGTTAAGTTCTATGACCCCAACTATTGTCACAAAAGATGATAAACTATGGATGGTGGTGGGTACTCCGGGGGGATCTACCATCATTACTTCGGTCTTACAAACCATCCTAAACGTATACGAATACAATATGACAATGCAAGAAGCAGTAACCCGACCCAGATTTCACCATCAATGGTTACCGGATAAGGTAGTTTTTGAACCTAACGGGTTTTCTAAGAAACTATTAGATAGTTTGGCGTCCAAAGGGTATTCTATTGATCAATCTGATAATAGAATTATTGGTAAAGTGGATGCTATTTTGGTTGATAAAAACGGCTTTCTAAAAGGAGGCGCCGATCCCCGGGGAGATGATACGGTGGTTGGGTTTTAG
- a CDS encoding DMT family transporter has product MQNSFKSTHLANVAMLNLAMLLISTSGTLGRYIDAPVFMTIFLRAVLGTLFIFLFCKIVKKNFKVASSDLPIVGLSGFLMGAHWITYFYALQLSNVAIGMLSIFTYPVITSFLEPIFLKSKFQKMHLLLAFMVMGGIYFLVPSFSFENQYFRAISLGVLSAFCYALRNVISKQKIGTYDSSILMFYQLVTVSIFLLPVVFVLPLHTISGQLPAIVTLALVTTAIGHTLFLQSFTKFSITTASIISSTQPIYGIIIGAIFLNEIPQWSTIIGGILILGAVIIESIRSYPTKT; this is encoded by the coding sequence ATGCAGAACTCTTTTAAAAGTACACACCTTGCCAATGTTGCCATGCTAAATCTGGCCATGCTTCTGATAAGTACTTCCGGCACTTTGGGCAGATATATTGATGCGCCTGTTTTTATGACTATTTTCCTTAGGGCTGTTTTAGGTACGCTTTTTATTTTTTTGTTTTGTAAAATAGTAAAGAAAAATTTTAAAGTAGCTTCTAGCGACCTTCCTATAGTTGGGTTAAGTGGGTTTTTAATGGGGGCTCATTGGATCACTTATTTTTATGCTTTGCAGTTATCAAATGTAGCGATTGGAATGCTTTCCATATTTACCTACCCGGTAATTACCTCTTTTTTAGAACCTATATTTTTAAAATCAAAATTTCAAAAAATGCATTTGCTTTTAGCCTTTATGGTTATGGGCGGAATCTATTTTTTAGTTCCTTCTTTTAGTTTTGAAAACCAATATTTTAGAGCTATTTCTTTAGGGGTTTTATCTGCCTTTTGTTATGCGTTGCGAAATGTTATTTCCAAGCAAAAAATAGGTACCTACGACAGTTCCATACTAATGTTTTACCAGTTAGTAACCGTCAGTATTTTTTTATTACCCGTGGTTTTTGTGCTACCCCTACATACGATTTCCGGTCAATTACCGGCTATTGTCACGCTTGCCCTGGTAACCACGGCTATTGGGCATACTTTATTTTTACAAAGCTTTACAAAATTTAGTATTACTACCGCCAGTATTATTAGTAGTACCCAACCTATTTACGGAATTATTATTGGTGCTATTTTCTTAAACGAAATCCCTCAATGGTCTACTATTATAGGCGGAATATTGATCTTAGGAGCTGTAATTATTGAAAGTATTCGATCTTATCCAACTAAAACCTAG
- a CDS encoding M28 family metallopeptidase, protein MIKTFISVSICSLLLSCGGGKEITEQTVTPVPKKEITDFAETITAEELKEYLYTFAGDEFEGRDTGEPGQKKAAEFLKKQYQKMGIPSPLGEDDYFQEIPESYFRGNIKASENVLAIIKGSEKPEEIIVLSAHYDHIGIDKEGNIYNGADDDGSGTVALLEIAQAFQKAKEEGQGPKRSILFLHVTGEEKGLYGSQYYTENPVFRLENTVANLNVDMIGRIDKFHESEEASNYVYLIGSNRLSTDLHKISEIANSKYVNLDLDYKYNAENDPNRFYYRSDHYNFAKNDVPIIFYFNGVHEDYHKYTDTPDKIEYELMAKRSKLIFFTAWELANRENRIIVDGAD, encoded by the coding sequence ATGATTAAGACTTTTATCAGTGTTTCTATATGTTCTCTATTGTTAAGTTGTGGAGGAGGTAAAGAAATCACAGAACAAACAGTAACCCCCGTTCCTAAAAAAGAAATTACAGATTTTGCAGAAACGATTACCGCCGAAGAATTAAAAGAATATCTCTATACTTTTGCCGGAGATGAATTTGAAGGGCGGGATACTGGTGAACCCGGGCAAAAAAAAGCTGCTGAATTTTTAAAAAAACAGTATCAAAAAATGGGCATTCCCAGTCCGCTAGGAGAAGATGACTATTTCCAGGAAATACCAGAAAGTTATTTCAGAGGGAATATTAAAGCTTCAGAAAATGTACTGGCAATTATAAAAGGTTCTGAAAAGCCTGAGGAGATTATTGTACTTTCTGCGCATTATGATCATATAGGAATCGATAAAGAAGGCAATATTTATAATGGCGCTGATGACGACGGTTCTGGTACGGTGGCATTATTAGAGATTGCCCAGGCTTTTCAAAAAGCAAAAGAAGAAGGACAGGGGCCAAAACGTTCGATCCTATTTTTACATGTAACCGGTGAAGAGAAAGGGCTCTACGGATCACAATATTATACGGAGAACCCGGTATTTCGGTTAGAAAATACGGTAGCAAATCTAAACGTAGACATGATCGGTCGAATTGATAAGTTTCATGAAAGCGAAGAGGCGTCTAACTACGTGTATTTAATTGGAAGTAATCGATTAAGTACCGATCTACATAAAATAAGTGAAATAGCAAATTCAAAATACGTGAACCTGGATTTGGACTATAAGTATAACGCAGAAAACGATCCGAACCGTTTCTATTACCGAAGTGATCATTATAATTTCGCCAAAAATGACGTGCCGATTATCTTTTATTTTAACGGGGTTCACGAGGATTACCATAAATATACCGATACACCAGATAAAATCGAATATGAACTAATGGCAAAAAGAAGTAAATTAATCTTTTTTACCGCCTGGGAACTAGCCAATCGCGAAAATCGAATTATTGTAGATGGGGCAGATTAG
- a CDS encoding RluA family pseudouridine synthase: protein MNPKIISTSQNLQVLYEDNHIIAINKRPGDIVQGDKTGDVPLSELVKAYISVKYNKPGKVYLGVVHRLDRPTSGIVVFARTSKATTRLNKLFKEKQIKKTYWAIVEGLVTTKQKTLTHYLVRNPTRNKSYAHDHSVSDSKLAILHFSIVQLLQKYTLLTIDLETGRHHQIRSQLSKIGYCIKGDLKYGAKRSNPDGSICLHARSIEFIHPVKKEHIQIVASPPTLSIWQNITS from the coding sequence TTGAATCCTAAAATTATTTCAACTTCTCAAAACCTTCAGGTACTTTATGAGGATAACCATATTATAGCTATTAATAAAAGGCCGGGCGATATTGTTCAGGGTGATAAAACCGGGGATGTTCCGCTTAGCGAACTTGTGAAAGCATATATTTCTGTAAAATACAATAAACCTGGGAAAGTATATTTGGGCGTAGTACATCGATTAGATCGTCCCACTAGTGGTATTGTAGTTTTTGCCCGGACAAGTAAAGCCACTACCCGTTTGAATAAACTTTTTAAGGAAAAGCAAATAAAGAAAACGTATTGGGCTATCGTTGAGGGGTTGGTTACTACAAAACAGAAAACCTTAACCCATTATTTGGTACGGAATCCTACACGAAATAAGTCTTATGCACATGACCATAGTGTTTCCGATAGCAAACTCGCCATTTTACACTTTTCTATTGTACAACTATTACAAAAGTATACATTACTTACTATTGATCTGGAAACCGGAAGACATCATCAAATTAGGTCGCAGTTATCAAAAATTGGCTATTGCATTAAAGGTGACCTAAAATACGGTGCTAAACGCAGTAATCCTGACGGAAGCATCTGTTTACATGCACGTTCCATAGAATTTATACACCCGGTAAAGAAAGAACATATACAAATCGTTGCCTCCCCTCCTACTTTATCTATTTGGCAAAATATTACTAGCTAG
- the panB gene encoding 3-methyl-2-oxobutanoate hydroxymethyltransferase, producing the protein MSTAKKDYKRVTVKSLTEMKSNGEKISMLTAYDYTMAKIVDHAKVDVILVGDSASNVMAGHETTLPITLDQMIYHASSVIRAVNRALVVVDLPFGSYQSDPKEALRSAIRIMKESGGHAVKLEGGREIKESIKRILHAGIPVMGHLGLTPQSIYKFGTYTVRAKEEEEAKKLKEDALFLEKIGCFAIVLEKVPAQLAQEVAESLTIPIIGIGAGGQVDGQVLVTHDMLGMTHEFHPRFLRRYLDMYTMMTDAFKNYVSDVKSKDFPNKEEQY; encoded by the coding sequence ATGTCTACAGCAAAAAAAGACTACAAGCGGGTAACGGTAAAATCACTGACCGAAATGAAATCAAACGGTGAGAAAATTTCCATGTTAACTGCTTACGATTATACCATGGCTAAAATAGTGGATCATGCCAAAGTGGATGTTATTCTGGTCGGCGATTCTGCTTCCAATGTGATGGCTGGACATGAAACTACTTTACCTATTACATTGGATCAAATGATTTATCATGCATCTTCGGTGATTAGAGCAGTGAATCGTGCGTTAGTGGTAGTAGATTTACCTTTCGGGAGTTATCAAAGTGATCCCAAAGAAGCCCTACGTTCTGCTATACGGATTATGAAGGAATCCGGCGGACATGCGGTAAAATTGGAAGGTGGTAGAGAAATTAAAGAGTCAATTAAACGAATATTACATGCTGGGATTCCAGTTATGGGACATTTAGGATTAACTCCACAATCCATTTATAAATTTGGAACTTATACGGTACGGGCAAAAGAAGAAGAGGAAGCCAAAAAATTAAAGGAGGACGCTTTGTTTTTAGAGAAAATAGGATGTTTTGCTATTGTTTTAGAAAAAGTTCCTGCGCAATTGGCACAAGAAGTAGCAGAAAGCTTAACCATTCCGATTATAGGAATAGGAGCTGGCGGACAAGTAGACGGTCAGGTGTTGGTTACACATGATATGCTTGGTATGACCCATGAATTTCATCCGCGTTTTTTACGAAGATACCTGGATATGTATACCATGATGACCGATGCTTTTAAAAATTATGTGAGTGATGTGAAATCTAAAGATTTCCCGAATAAAGAGGAACAGTATTGA
- the dnaK gene encoding molecular chaperone DnaK, whose amino-acid sequence MSKIIGIDLGTTNSCVSVMEGNEPVVIPNAEGKRTTPSVIAFVEGGEIKVGDPAKRQAVTNPTKTISSIKRFMGNKFSESSKEAERAAYNVVKGDNDTPRVDIDGRLYTPQELSAMILQKMKKTAEDYLGQDVSQAVITVPAYFNDSQRQATKEAGEIAGLKVERIINEPTAAALAYGLDKKGTDQKIVVFDFGGGTHDVSILELGDGVFEVLATDGDTHLGGDDVDQKIIDWLAEEFNKDENMDLRKDPMALQRLKEAAEKAKIELSSSAQTEINLPYVTATASGPKHLVRTLTRAKFDQLIDDLVKRTIEPCRTALKSAGLSTGDIDEIILVGGSTRIPAVQEAVQQFFGKAPSKGVNPDEVVAVGAAIQGGVLTGDVKDVLLLDVTPLSLGIETMGNVMTKLIEANTTIPTKKSQVFSTAADNQPSVEIHVLQGERPMAADNKTIGRFHLDGIPPAQRGTPQIEVTFDIDANGIIKVSATDKATNKSQDIRIEASSGLTEEEINKMKQEAEANAEADKKAKETADKLNEADSMIFQTDKQLAEFGDKISEDKKKPVEEALAELKKAYETKDMNVITPALDKMNEAWKVASEEMYKAQAEAAQAGGAPGADAGAQGGATSGESTNAEGSDVEDVDFEEVK is encoded by the coding sequence ATGAGTAAGATAATAGGAATAGACTTGGGAACTACCAACTCTTGCGTTTCCGTAATGGAAGGTAATGAGCCTGTGGTAATTCCTAATGCTGAAGGTAAAAGAACAACTCCTTCGGTGATAGCTTTTGTAGAAGGAGGTGAAATTAAAGTAGGAGATCCTGCAAAAAGACAAGCAGTTACAAATCCTACAAAAACCATTTCTTCGATAAAGCGATTTATGGGGAATAAATTCTCTGAGTCTTCAAAAGAAGCAGAGAGAGCAGCATATAATGTAGTAAAAGGAGACAATGATACGCCTCGAGTAGATATTGACGGACGTTTATATACACCTCAAGAACTTTCTGCAATGATTCTTCAGAAAATGAAGAAAACAGCTGAAGATTATTTGGGACAAGATGTAAGTCAGGCGGTGATTACGGTACCAGCTTACTTTAATGATAGTCAGCGACAAGCTACTAAAGAAGCGGGTGAAATTGCAGGTTTAAAAGTAGAACGAATTATTAACGAACCTACCGCAGCAGCATTAGCGTACGGTTTGGACAAAAAAGGTACGGATCAGAAGATCGTTGTATTTGACTTTGGTGGAGGTACTCATGATGTATCCATCTTAGAATTAGGAGATGGAGTATTTGAAGTATTGGCTACAGATGGAGATACACACTTAGGTGGAGATGATGTAGACCAAAAAATTATCGATTGGTTAGCAGAAGAATTTAATAAGGATGAAAATATGGATCTAAGAAAAGATCCGATGGCGTTACAACGTTTAAAAGAAGCGGCTGAAAAAGCTAAAATTGAATTATCATCTTCTGCACAAACCGAAATTAATTTACCGTATGTAACGGCTACGGCTAGCGGACCAAAACACTTGGTACGAACGTTAACCAGAGCTAAATTTGATCAATTAATTGACGACTTGGTAAAAAGAACGATTGAACCTTGTAGAACGGCTTTAAAATCAGCTGGATTATCTACTGGTGATATTGACGAAATCATCTTAGTTGGAGGATCTACCAGGATTCCGGCAGTACAGGAAGCAGTACAACAGTTCTTTGGGAAAGCACCAAGTAAAGGAGTAAACCCTGATGAAGTAGTAGCCGTAGGAGCAGCAATCCAAGGAGGTGTATTAACTGGTGATGTAAAAGATGTATTGTTACTAGACGTAACTCCATTATCATTAGGTATTGAAACCATGGGGAATGTGATGACCAAGCTTATTGAAGCAAATACGACGATTCCAACTAAAAAATCGCAGGTATTCTCAACAGCAGCAGACAATCAACCATCCGTAGAGATTCATGTATTACAGGGAGAACGTCCGATGGCAGCAGATAATAAGACCATAGGTAGGTTTCATTTAGATGGAATTCCACCTGCACAAAGAGGTACGCCACAGATCGAAGTTACGTTTGACATTGATGCTAACGGTATTATCAAAGTTTCTGCTACAGATAAGGCAACTAATAAGTCTCAGGACATTCGAATTGAAGCTTCTTCCGGGTTGACTGAAGAAGAAATCAATAAGATGAAACAAGAAGCCGAAGCTAATGCCGAAGCAGATAAGAAAGCTAAAGAAACTGCGGATAAGTTGAATGAAGCAGATAGTATGATTTTCCAAACTGATAAGCAATTAGCTGAATTTGGAGATAAAATATCTGAAGATAAGAAAAAACCAGTGGAAGAAGCTTTAGCAGAACTTAAAAAGGCTTATGAAACCAAAGATATGAATGTGATTACACCAGCTTTAGACAAGATGAATGAAGCCTGGAAAGTAGCAAGCGAAGAAATGTACAAAGCACAAGCCGAAGCTGCACAGGCAGGAGGAGCACCAGGTGCGGATGCAGGAGCACAAGGTGGAGCTACTAGTGGTGAGAGTACAAATGCTGAAGGAAGTGACGTAGAAGATGTAGACTTCGAAGAAGTGAAATAA
- a CDS encoding glycoside hydrolase family 9 protein, giving the protein MKKFQLNLSIVFFCLSAFVWSQKYNYGEALQKSILFYEAQQSGKLPSWNRVSWRGDAAVKDGSDVGLDLSGGWHDAGDHIKFGLPMAFAATALNWGFLEYTEGYEKAGQVEHFKRNIKWVTDYFIKCHPTPNEFYAQISEKSQDHSFWMPAEMVEVHPQYGQRKSFKLSTTNPGTDVACETAAALASASMVFKDSDPAYSALLLRHAKELYTFGDTYRGIYTEEGNIPAKGTYPSNGIEDELVWGAIWLYKATGDTSYLTKAEAAYAQPDFLWSLVWDDKSYGSMVMLAEITGKQKYKDDAEKHLQFWQKGTSGVTYSPGGHAHLTQWGSFRHAMNAALTAFIYSDKVDTPNKKQYHDFAVDQINYILGDNPNDRSFQLGFGKNPPNKPHHRGQHSSWFRSESIPEESRHTLYGALMGGTSRPDDVFVEDRSDFQANEVAVDYNACFQGVLARMVMEFGGKALNNFPQPEVPGEEFLNEVRINGSSSRYTEVAIWLNNRSGWPARVPGRLSARYFVDISEGIAAGLTPDDYEITARGNGKAVGGLQVWEPSKNIYYVEVEVDQDKIPFPGGQGEHRSEIQLRVAVSNNTSESAWDPTNDYSAQGLTNNLEISNNIPIYVDGKLAGGTEPFSTLNTEEFSKGVELVVYPTPARDYLTISGSILNGTSSKASIVSMTGAVLYNTSFESNQDSYKLNVSQLSPGVYFLQIATENGQKGSVKFIK; this is encoded by the coding sequence ATGAAAAAATTTCAACTCAATCTAAGCATTGTATTTTTTTGCTTATCGGCATTTGTATGGTCACAAAAGTATAACTACGGCGAAGCTTTACAAAAATCCATTCTATTTTACGAAGCGCAACAATCAGGTAAATTACCTAGCTGGAACCGTGTTTCCTGGCGAGGTGATGCGGCAGTAAAGGATGGTAGTGATGTTGGCCTGGATTTAAGCGGAGGTTGGCATGATGCCGGAGACCATATTAAGTTCGGGTTACCTATGGCTTTTGCGGCAACTGCACTCAACTGGGGCTTTTTAGAATATACAGAAGGCTATGAAAAAGCAGGTCAGGTAGAACATTTTAAACGTAATATCAAATGGGTTACCGATTATTTTATCAAATGTCATCCGACTCCTAATGAATTTTACGCTCAGATTTCAGAAAAATCACAGGATCATAGTTTTTGGATGCCGGCCGAAATGGTAGAAGTTCACCCGCAGTACGGGCAACGTAAATCCTTTAAACTATCTACCACGAATCCAGGTACTGATGTTGCTTGCGAAACCGCTGCCGCTTTGGCTTCTGCCAGTATGGTTTTTAAAGATAGTGATCCTGCTTACAGTGCATTACTATTGAGACATGCCAAGGAACTTTATACCTTTGGAGATACGTATCGTGGAATATATACCGAGGAGGGAAACATACCTGCTAAAGGTACTTACCCCTCAAATGGTATAGAAGACGAATTGGTTTGGGGAGCTATCTGGTTATATAAGGCTACCGGAGATACTAGTTACCTAACTAAAGCCGAAGCTGCATACGCTCAACCTGACTTTTTATGGAGTTTGGTTTGGGATGATAAATCTTATGGTTCCATGGTAATGTTGGCTGAAATTACCGGAAAACAAAAATATAAAGATGATGCGGAAAAGCACCTTCAATTTTGGCAAAAAGGCACATCGGGAGTAACCTATTCTCCAGGGGGACATGCACATCTTACTCAATGGGGATCTTTTCGACATGCTATGAATGCTGCACTTACAGCTTTCATTTATAGCGATAAGGTAGATACTCCAAACAAGAAGCAATACCATGATTTTGCGGTAGATCAAATCAATTATATTTTAGGAGATAACCCTAATGATCGTAGTTTCCAACTTGGTTTCGGTAAAAATCCTCCAAATAAACCTCACCATAGAGGTCAACATAGTAGTTGGTTTCGTAGCGAAAGCATTCCTGAAGAATCCAGACACACACTTTATGGGGCTTTAATGGGAGGTACTTCGAGACCTGATGATGTTTTTGTTGAGGACCGAAGCGATTTTCAGGCAAATGAGGTTGCAGTAGACTACAATGCTTGTTTTCAAGGAGTATTAGCAAGAATGGTTATGGAATTTGGTGGAAAAGCTTTAAATAATTTTCCTCAGCCAGAAGTTCCGGGAGAAGAATTTTTAAACGAAGTTCGTATAAATGGTTCTAGCTCTCGTTATACAGAAGTTGCTATTTGGTTAAACAACCGTTCCGGATGGCCAGCGCGAGTACCAGGAAGATTATCTGCACGGTATTTTGTTGATATTTCTGAAGGAATTGCAGCCGGATTAACCCCGGATGATTATGAGATTACTGCGAGAGGAAATGGAAAAGCAGTAGGTGGTTTACAAGTATGGGAACCTTCAAAAAATATCTATTATGTAGAGGTAGAAGTTGACCAGGATAAAATACCATTCCCCGGAGGACAAGGAGAACACCGTTCTGAAATTCAGTTAAGGGTAGCTGTCTCTAATAATACATCTGAAAGTGCCTGGGATCCTACTAATGACTATTCTGCGCAAGGATTAACTAATAATCTAGAAATTAGTAATAATATTCCAATTTATGTAGATGGAAAGTTAGCTGGCGGAACTGAGCCTTTTTCAACGTTAAATACCGAAGAATTTTCTAAAGGAGTTGAATTAGTAGTATACCCTACTCCTGCTAGGGATTATTTGACTATTTCAGGTTCTATTTTAAACGGAACTTCTTCAAAAGCAAGTATTGTTAGTATGACTGGTGCCGTTTTATATAACACAAGCTTTGAATCCAATCAAGACAGTTATAAATTAAATGTATCTCAATTATCTCCAGGAGTATATTTTCTACAAATAGCAACGGAGAATGGTCAAAAGGGATCTGTAAAGTTTATAAAATAG
- a CDS encoding 2-isopropylmalate synthase, with translation MSNQKVQIFDTTLRDGEQVPGCKLNTEQKLVIAERLDQLGVDVIEAGFPVSSPGDFNSVLEITKLVKNAAVCGLTRAVENDIKVAAEALKNAKHPRIHTGIGTSESHIKYKFNSTPEKVIERGVAAVKYAKSFVEDVEFFAEDAGRTDNVYLAQVCEAMIKAGATVLNIPDTTGYCLPEEYGAKIRFLKENVKGIDKVTISCHCHNDLGLATANSIAGVANGARQIECTINGIGERAGNTALEEVVMILKQHPYLGIHTDINAKLLYDTSLMVSEKMGMMVQPNKAIVGANAFAHSSGIHQDGVIKNRETYEIIDPEDVGVTESSIVLTARSGRAALAYRAKKIGYELTKLQLDDVYKEFLIYADHKKEIENQDIHKIMKSFDILGATA, from the coding sequence ATGAGTAATCAGAAAGTCCAAATATTTGATACCACGTTACGTGACGGAGAACAGGTTCCGGGTTGTAAATTAAACACAGAACAAAAATTAGTAATTGCCGAACGCCTGGACCAACTGGGAGTTGATGTGATTGAAGCTGGTTTTCCTGTTTCCAGTCCGGGTGATTTTAACTCTGTTTTAGAAATTACAAAATTGGTTAAAAACGCTGCGGTTTGCGGACTTACCCGAGCCGTTGAGAATGATATTAAAGTAGCAGCAGAAGCTTTAAAAAATGCCAAACACCCTCGGATTCATACGGGTATAGGTACTTCTGAATCCCATATTAAATATAAGTTTAATTCTACGCCTGAAAAGGTAATCGAACGAGGAGTTGCAGCGGTTAAGTACGCAAAATCTTTCGTTGAAGACGTGGAGTTTTTTGCTGAAGATGCTGGAAGAACGGATAATGTATATCTTGCACAAGTCTGCGAAGCCATGATTAAGGCTGGAGCTACGGTACTCAACATTCCGGATACGACAGGCTATTGTTTACCAGAAGAATATGGGGCTAAAATCAGATTTTTAAAGGAAAATGTAAAGGGTATTGATAAGGTGACTATTTCTTGCCATTGTCATAATGATCTTGGACTAGCTACTGCTAATTCTATTGCCGGGGTTGCCAATGGAGCCCGACAGATTGAGTGTACCATTAATGGTATCGGGGAGAGAGCTGGTAATACCGCCCTGGAGGAAGTAGTGATGATCTTAAAACAACATCCGTACTTAGGAATTCATACGGATATTAATGCTAAACTTTTATATGATACCAGTCTAATGGTATCTGAAAAAATGGGAATGATGGTGCAACCTAATAAAGCTATTGTCGGAGCTAATGCTTTTGCCCATAGTTCAGGGATTCATCAGGATGGAGTTATTAAGAATCGCGAAACTTACGAAATTATCGATCCGGAAGACGTTGGAGTTACCGAATCTTCCATTGTTCTTACCGCGCGTAGTGGTAGAGCAGCATTAGCTTACCGCGCTAAAAAGATTGGTTACGAATTAACCAAGTTACAGCTTGATGATGTGTACAAAGAGTTTTTGATATATGCAGATCATAAAAAAGAAATAGAAAATCAGGACATTCATAAAATCATGAAGAGTTTTGATATTCTGGGCGCTACGGCTTAA